One genomic window of Candidatus Nitrospira nitrosa includes the following:
- a CDS encoding hemerythrin domain-containing protein: MSDRHGAGRILTVRHQPTPYSLKKLWNCDLPNRYAPSRPVPMLYEVITDGGGTTWASRVLGAVVEETVSMGPADGERNGSITRILVDDHRRLERLLESAIDRGGRVERKSYDGFRAGLLRHIGIEEKILLPAAQRQRGGEPLPIAAKLRLDHGAIAALLMPTPTFGVLATLRSVLEKHNLLEEGPEGLYHTCDTVLGEEIDQLVIRLRAAPEVTVLPCSDTPAVLGAVRRAVERAGFELPSDFPG; encoded by the coding sequence ATGTCCGATCGCCATGGAGCCGGCCGTATTCTGACCGTCCGACACCAGCCGACCCCCTACAGCTTGAAGAAGCTATGGAATTGTGACCTCCCAAACCGGTATGCTCCGTCGCGGCCGGTACCGATGCTGTATGAAGTGATCACTGATGGAGGTGGAACCACGTGGGCATCACGTGTTCTTGGAGCGGTTGTCGAGGAGACTGTCTCGATGGGGCCTGCTGACGGTGAGAGGAACGGATCGATCACCCGCATTCTGGTGGACGATCACCGGAGACTTGAGCGGTTGCTGGAATCGGCGATTGATAGAGGCGGCCGCGTGGAACGGAAATCCTACGATGGCTTTCGGGCCGGGCTGTTGCGTCATATTGGAATTGAGGAGAAGATCTTACTCCCTGCGGCTCAGCGACAGCGTGGGGGAGAGCCGCTTCCCATCGCGGCAAAACTCAGGCTCGATCATGGGGCGATTGCGGCCTTACTAATGCCGACTCCCACGTTCGGAGTCTTGGCGACGTTGCGCTCTGTTCTTGAAAAGCATAATCTGCTCGAGGAAGGTCCGGAGGGTCTCTACCACACCTGTGACACAGTCCTTGGCGAGGAGATCGACCAGTTGGTGATTCGACTTCGTGCGGCTCCTGAAGTGACTGTGCTGCCTTGTTCCGATACTCCGGCTGTTCTGGGTGCCGTTCGTCGCGCGGTAGAGCGAGCTGGATTTGAGCTTCCCAGCGATTTCCCCGGATGA
- a CDS encoding inorganic pyrophosphatase: MFKAHPWHGVSIGQEAPDVVMAYIEIVPTDTVKYEVDKRSGFLKVDRPQRFSNCCPVYYGLIPQTYSGEQVAGIFAKRARRKGMVGDGDPLDICVLSEKNIPHSDILLTALPIGGLSMADGGEADDKIIAVMRDDAVYGGFTDISQCPSALMDRLQHYFLTYKSAPGTTQHNKVEITSVYGREEALKVIRASHADYRAQYPELSSLWPKQL; this comes from the coding sequence ATGTTCAAGGCGCATCCGTGGCACGGCGTATCGATCGGGCAGGAAGCTCCGGACGTCGTCATGGCCTATATCGAAATTGTTCCCACTGATACGGTTAAGTATGAAGTCGACAAACGCAGCGGGTTTCTCAAGGTTGATCGGCCGCAGCGGTTCTCCAATTGTTGTCCGGTCTACTACGGCCTGATTCCGCAGACCTATTCCGGGGAACAGGTGGCGGGGATCTTTGCGAAGCGAGCCCGTCGGAAGGGCATGGTCGGGGACGGTGACCCGCTGGATATCTGTGTCTTGTCGGAAAAAAACATTCCGCATAGCGATATCTTACTCACGGCGCTCCCGATCGGTGGGTTGAGCATGGCCGACGGCGGGGAAGCCGATGACAAGATTATCGCCGTCATGCGGGACGACGCGGTGTACGGGGGCTTCACGGATATTTCACAATGTCCGTCGGCACTCATGGATCGCCTGCAACATTATTTTCTGACCTACAAGAGCGCGCCTGGGACGACTCAACATAATAAGGTGGAAATTACCAGCGTGTATGGCCGGGAGGAAGCGCTCAAAGTGATTCGTGCGAGCCACGCCGACTACCGGGCTCAATATCCGGAACTCAGCTCCCTGTGGCCGAAGCAGTTGTAA
- a CDS encoding HD-GYP domain-containing protein translates to MAHPNASETQPNGPIPTRPDDLTIGMYVDLNCSWFRHPFASKTFTITSDKELTIIRGLGLDTVLVHPALSDSQGTPQNSQNDGDGRTTAAPTLPDTTGPDTVRCDTPAPPPTIVQYKESLQQANMLYRQTVAESSQALNDIKNGSESGLVAAKQMIHGLTEILVSDNASSAMGSLLGAQELDDLSVLHAMNVAVLSMLVGRQFDLGHEAMHALGTAGFLHDIGEQALPPDLRHRSWASMNTEDQKAFQQHVDFGLNMLAQFPGLPDDVLSIIRNHHERVDGSGYPARIRGDQLSLLSRIHAVVDEYESLVNTPDPLTTMTPTETLSKLYTNAKTKFSEEVVVGLIQTLSVYPPGTVVALNDHSVGLVVSINLHSRMRPLIVLYDPTVNQANPHIADLSKDPTLSIVRSIPRSELSQETSDYLNLTKWTGFFISSSLKTLEEDRAA, encoded by the coding sequence ATGGCACACCCGAACGCTTCTGAAACACAACCCAACGGACCAATCCCGACGAGACCCGACGACCTCACAATCGGCATGTACGTAGATCTGAATTGTTCCTGGTTCAGACATCCGTTTGCGAGCAAGACCTTCACCATTACATCCGATAAGGAATTGACCATCATTCGTGGCCTTGGACTGGACACTGTGCTGGTTCATCCCGCGCTATCTGATTCTCAAGGCACCCCACAAAACTCCCAAAATGATGGCGATGGAAGAACAACCGCAGCGCCCACCCTCCCTGATACGACAGGACCGGACACCGTGCGCTGCGATACTCCTGCTCCTCCCCCAACAATCGTCCAATATAAAGAGAGCCTTCAGCAAGCCAACATGCTGTATCGGCAGACCGTGGCTGAAAGCTCACAAGCGCTCAACGATATCAAGAACGGATCTGAATCCGGTCTGGTTGCGGCAAAACAGATGATCCATGGGCTGACAGAAATCCTGGTCAGTGACAACGCCTCGAGCGCCATGGGAAGTTTGTTGGGCGCCCAGGAGCTCGACGATCTCAGTGTTCTGCATGCCATGAACGTTGCCGTACTCTCCATGCTCGTCGGACGCCAATTTGACCTTGGCCATGAAGCCATGCATGCACTCGGAACTGCCGGGTTCCTGCACGACATCGGTGAGCAGGCGCTCCCCCCTGATCTCCGACACCGGAGCTGGGCCAGTATGAACACCGAGGATCAAAAAGCGTTTCAACAACACGTGGATTTCGGGCTCAACATGCTGGCCCAATTCCCAGGACTTCCCGATGACGTACTCAGCATCATTCGAAACCACCATGAACGGGTCGATGGATCCGGCTATCCTGCCCGGATACGGGGCGATCAACTGTCTCTGCTCTCTAGAATTCATGCGGTGGTAGATGAATATGAAAGCCTGGTGAATACACCGGATCCTCTCACGACCATGACTCCCACAGAAACTTTGTCCAAACTGTACACTAACGCCAAAACAAAATTCTCGGAAGAGGTCGTCGTTGGACTTATTCAAACACTGAGCGTGTATCCCCCTGGAACGGTCGTCGCCCTCAACGATCATTCAGTTGGACTGGTCGTCAGCATCAATCTTCACTCCCGTATGCGTCCCCTCATTGTGCTTTACGACCCTACCGTCAACCAAGCGAATCCTCACATTGCCGACCTCAGCAAGGACCCTACCCTCTCCATCGTACGAAGCATCCCGAGAAGTGAGCTCTCGCAGGAAACCTCCGACTATCTCAATCTGACAAAGTGGACAGGATTTTTCATCAGTTCCTCTTTAAAAACATTGGAAGAGGATCGGGCAGCCTAG
- a CDS encoding nuclear transport factor 2 family protein — translation MSPIKYLAWLSPLICITIITTGTASEPSDPESAVRRLVRANAEKDLPTLSRMMAHDADIISYGVAGRKYVGWPELEQGMKEEFGNAQKLEIPIKELTVWTKRDLAWYAMELDYIRYVTDGTGLKKTVLPMRETGVLERRDGRWQLLSWHESFRSAQLSAPLSSPSTGSSPQARESTHTPPATDLSGEWEILEVEDDKRYRATFDRSGNGPYTQHGGRFTTNQVMNRLWQGTWQQPGNDREGGFEVLLSEDGTEAKGIWWYSRVGAQKNIPPREHGGTYHWKKVAP, via the coding sequence ATGAGCCCTATCAAATATCTCGCGTGGTTAAGTCCGTTGATATGCATAACCATCATCACAACCGGGACAGCATCAGAGCCTTCCGACCCAGAGTCGGCCGTCCGGCGTCTCGTCCGAGCCAATGCCGAGAAAGACTTGCCGACACTCTCTCGCATGATGGCTCATGACGCCGATATCATCAGCTACGGGGTTGCCGGTCGGAAATATGTCGGATGGCCCGAGCTTGAGCAAGGCATGAAAGAGGAGTTTGGGAACGCTCAGAAACTGGAGATTCCCATCAAAGAACTGACGGTGTGGACGAAGCGAGACCTCGCTTGGTACGCGATGGAACTTGACTATATTCGGTATGTGACCGACGGCACCGGACTCAAGAAGACAGTGCTTCCGATGAGAGAAACCGGCGTGCTGGAACGACGCGATGGCCGATGGCAGCTGTTATCATGGCATGAATCCTTTCGATCCGCTCAATTGAGCGCTCCACTCTCCTCACCTTCAACCGGGTCTTCGCCACAAGCACGTGAGAGCACTCACACCCCACCTGCCACCGATCTGAGTGGAGAGTGGGAAATCCTTGAGGTTGAAGATGACAAGCGATATAGAGCGACGTTCGACCGAAGTGGAAATGGACCGTACACCCAGCATGGCGGTCGCTTCACGACCAACCAGGTGATGAACCGCCTATGGCAAGGCACCTGGCAACAGCCGGGCAATGATCGAGAGGGTGGATTTGAAGTCCTGCTTTCAGAGGACGGCACTGAGGCCAAAGGCATCTGGTGGTACAGCAGAGTCGGTGCACAAAAGAATATCCCTCCGCGAGAACACGGCGGGACCTATCACTGGAAGAAGGTTGCGCCGTAG
- a CDS encoding DUF3617 domain-containing protein — translation MDTHRWILTHMITVLGITGSLVHLLLTLTPDAHAESFNIKPGAWEMSVTTVTSGMKLSPELSAKMAPAQRAHMEQMMKAREGKPHTMTTRSCITQEDLSQDRIIKEMEDEDEDTAVQCKVKVLSKSSTKLVLDQLCPGPPPSATHFMVEAKTPESIVALGDRGETGSGKSHIDIKGKWVSASCDGLDE, via the coding sequence ATGGACACGCATCGCTGGATACTTACGCACATGATCACGGTCCTTGGAATCACTGGCAGCCTCGTTCACCTTCTCCTCACCCTGACACCCGATGCACATGCCGAATCTTTCAACATCAAACCCGGTGCATGGGAGATGTCCGTGACAACTGTCACATCCGGAATGAAGCTTTCACCTGAACTGTCGGCAAAGATGGCACCGGCACAACGGGCTCACATGGAACAGATGATGAAGGCTCGAGAAGGCAAACCTCACACGATGACCACGCGATCCTGTATTACCCAGGAAGATCTGAGCCAGGATCGGATTATCAAGGAGATGGAAGACGAAGACGAGGACACGGCGGTGCAGTGCAAGGTCAAGGTACTGTCCAAATCCTCGACCAAGCTTGTCCTCGACCAACTATGCCCAGGCCCTCCCCCCTCCGCCACGCACTTCATGGTTGAGGCGAAGACACCTGAAAGCATCGTGGCACTCGGAGATCGAGGAGAGACCGGATCCGGCAAGTCCCATATCGACATCAAAGGAAAGTGGGTCAGCGCGAGCTGTGATGGACTGGATGAGTAG
- a CDS encoding rhodanese-like domain-containing protein: MKIISLLAAFSVTALFGVSLTLTFSSSAIAQSVSPSAKQNVESAQKPVKTIGMEEYRKIVDNPGAALIVDVREPQEYAAGHVPGAINIPRGVIDSKIWNYLQKTDMEHPIVLQCQSGRRATLAAQTLGELGFTQTSAVIMNLDEWKTSGNPFVK, translated from the coding sequence ATGAAAATCATAAGTCTGTTGGCCGCCTTCTCCGTGACGGCCCTCTTCGGCGTCTCTCTTACTCTTACTTTTTCTTCGTCGGCTATCGCTCAGAGCGTCTCTCCATCGGCCAAACAGAATGTTGAATCAGCGCAGAAGCCGGTCAAAACCATTGGCATGGAAGAGTATCGAAAGATTGTTGATAATCCTGGCGCAGCCTTGATTGTGGATGTGCGTGAACCGCAAGAGTATGCAGCCGGACACGTCCCTGGAGCGATCAACATTCCACGTGGAGTGATCGATTCCAAAATCTGGAACTATCTGCAGAAAACCGACATGGAACACCCAATTGTGCTCCAGTGTCAAAGTGGGAGACGTGCGACACTTGCCGCTCAAACTCTTGGAGAACTTGGATTCACACAGACCTCTGCGGTGATTATGAACCTTGACGAATGGAAAACATCGGGCAACCCGTTTGTGAAGTAG